The Ornithinibacillus sp. 4-3 region TCTAAACCTAAAGCATCAATCATCGGTGTTACTAATTTTTGTGTTTGTTTTGCAATCTCAATTGTAACGGTATTTAAGTTCGACTTAACTTTCTTAGCTTCCTCCTCCTCATACATACTTTCTAAAAAAGGTGTTATGTAGCTCATTGATGATCCAACACTTACATTTACAATTTTGTTTTTATTATTGCTTATTGCAGCGTAGTGAAAGAAGTTAATCCAATTACCTTTTCCATTTCTACCTACATAACTTCTAATAATAAAGGGATTACCCTGAGGTGTAACTGAATGTATACCTGGTTGAAAATGATAATAATTTATATCCTTTATTGATTCTAAGTAAGAATCTAATATCTCCTTATCCAATCCGACAGCATCCCTTATATGTATTCCATCCTTTGTTTTTTCAAATATTTGAATTCCTAAACCCTTATGCCCTTTATTAGGTTTCAGAAAAACCGTTTTATGTTTATCTAGTAATTTTCGCAACGTTTCCACACTATTATAAGGAATTGTTTCAATTATGTATTTAGATAAATACGGATTCTTAGCCATTGCTTCTTGAAATTCCATTTTGTTTTTACCTAATCGATGGGTTGTAAAAGGTATACCTTCTTGTTTTAATCGCTCATATATAGGTTCGTCTTTTCTTAAAGGAATATCATTGTAAACCACATCTGGGAAATAAGATACTTCTTCAACCCAAGTGCCATACTTATATTTACATCCATAAATTAACTTTCGTTTAAAATCTATTTTATCAGCCGTAAAAAATATAACTTCTGCTTGATGTTCTTTTGCAAACATTGCAGCAACCGCATCCTTTATCATCGGTTTTTTATATCTTCTCAGCATGCCTATTAAAACCATTTATTTCACCATCCCCTAATATGTAATAGTTAAATATTATCATATTTATCAGAGAATTATTTCGAAAGTTTATAAAAATGTAAATTTTTGTCAGAAATCATACTACTAATGAGTGTAGTATGTTTATTTAATTAGCCATTATTTTTAGACTTAAAAAAGCACCCTAATGGGGATTGCTAGTAGTGATGAAAATAGAATATGTGGAATGACAGGCTTTGGGCGGTTGAAAAATATTAAATAGCCAACAACACAACAGATAAGAATACACGTTCCCCTTTTTATTGGTTATTCTACTCAGATATGATAAAATAAATATGTAGCTAAAAGTTATACGGGTGGTAGTTGTCACGTTGAATCCTTTTCTTGTTTTTCAAGGAAAGGAGGTGAACAACTATGGAGACTTTCTTTGAGTTTAGTAAAGAAGTGTTGAAAGGAATTGTGCGTGCTATTAGTGCGCATCTATTTCGGAAAACCTTTTTAGACAAAGAGAAAACCACCCGACGCCGTGACAAGCAGGGTGGTTCTCATAAAAATTAATCATTTGTGACAACCACCGCCTGTACGGCTTAGGCTGCAAGAGGGAGGATGACAGTCCTTCCTCATTTCTTATCTATATCCATTTTAACGTAAAAACATGCAAAAATCAATGGGCTATGCTTTATTGGTTTTATTAACCCATAAATTCATCACTAAGAGAATACCCCAATGGGGATTGCTAGTAGTGATGGAAATAAAATAGCGGAATGACGGGCTTTAGGCGGGAAAAAGACGATCTTAAAATAAAATAGATCGTCTTTTTATTATTTGTCAAAATTAGCTAGTTGAAACAAAGAAACTTTATCTCTTTTATCATATCCCACAACAATACTTACTTTCGAAGGATAGCGAAAACGAATACGACTAACCTTAAATGTCCATAATAACAGTTCTAATAATTCTTGTTCAGATACATTCTCATATCCTCTAAAACGAGTTATCCCTGAACCCAGCAATGGAATTACTATTGTTCTTCCAGCATATATAATATCAATTTCATTCCAAAACTCTAGTAAACAGCTTATATAATCTTGCATTGATAGATAAGCCCTATTGTTTTCATCGAATCGAGAAAATGCTGTTAACAGATATTCACTCTGGTATTTAAATATACTCCCTAACTTATATTTTGTTTTTTTCCCTAATAAACGATTTTCATTTGTTCCTATCACTTTTTCTTGCAAATGTAAATCATTATATATTTGTTCATCAAATAACGGAATGTTCTTAATAAATTTTTTTATAAAAAAGCCATTGAGTGTATTTTCAGCAATTATTTTATTATCAACAAGGGTGTCAAAATATTCGTTAAATGCGATTACTTTTAATCCCTCTTCATTAAATATATCTCCAAATTTAATCTCAACTGGTGATCCTTCAATGTTTAAATTAATATGTGTTTTTTTATTAGAGAACCACCACAATATACAATATAAGATTATTAAAAAAACTAAAACAACTAAACCGATGATAAGTTTATGTTGTATTGGGATATCTATAAAAATAAACACTATCGAGGTAATAACGCTTATAACAGATAGTATTTTATAGAACAATTCTAAAAGTTGCCTATCAAAAAGATTTACCTTCATTAAAATCACCTAACTACATTCCAAGACTTTTATACACACTATCATTGTATGAGTAAGGTACATTTTTACCTTCACTTTTATAGGTATAATGTGATTTTGACCAATTTTCTAAAGCGTACTGAACAATCTTTGAAGAAAATGGCACATGAATGGCTAGAGTGTCTCTTGCAATGGCAGGACACAATGACCTATCAATTGTCCTTTTATTATTCAGGTTTACAACTATTATTGGTAAATCCTTTTTTATAGCTAGCTCTATTTCCCATCTGACAAAACGATAAAGAAATCTTGTTTTTTCACCAACTAATAAAACGAATACCTTACTATTCATCATACGTTCTCGCAATCTTCTTTTTATTGTTTCTTCAGTACTTGTATCGAGTGCATTATTGATATCATGCGCATCATGAAAATTAAAGAGGGAACTATCTCTCTGCCGCCAAGCTTTCATTAAATGATAATAACGAATATCAGAATCTCCATCAAATGCAACATATGTTTTATTTCTATAAGCCATTCAATTTCCTCCTATCATTTTATTAAACATTACGTATTTCTATGTTTAAAATGTTCAAACATTCTTTTTAAAATCTGAACATTAATATAATCCTTTTCGAATGATTCCATTATGAGTCCTTCAATTTTTGGAAAGTACGGTGTCCAAATATTCTTCGAAAAATGATGTTTTTCATGCCATCTGTATATTACATACTGTTTGAATAACTCTTTTTCTTCCTCATTAGAGAATAATAAGATACATTCATTAAATCTCCTATGTGCGGCATCAGCTTCATCTCCATCAGGTTCGTAATAAAATTTATGAATGATATACTCGATCGAGTCATTTATAAAATACTTAAACATGATATCCCATTTGTGAGGGTTTTCGATAGAAATTCCATCTGTAAATGGAGTAGGTGTGAAGTACCTACCTCCATCTAAACTTACACCCTCTGTTGAGAACAATTGTGTTTGATGGTAATATATACGAATTTCTCTCCAATGTGGCGTTGTATCTGTTTGATTAAATAGATAATACTGATATCCATTTCCATTATCGTCCAAAGTGTATTCGATCGAAAACTCTGGAAACTGTTTATGATATTTTTTGACCGTTTCCCAATCACTAGGAGATTTAATCCAGTCATCTGGCTTCATTAAGTAATATTTAACACGCTCTAAAGGTGGAGAAATCAATCTAAATCTTTTTTTCCACAGATATTCAACAAAGTGAATATCTGCAGAATTATTTGGTGGAGTGTTTGTATCCATAACTCTAGTATAAATATGATTCGGATTTACTTTTTTATATCGCTGCGTTAAATAAAAGGGTGTATCATGACTGTTTTTGATTATTATTACATCTAACTCATAAGATTCTATCATTATAGTTTCAATGTATACTTGTGGTCTAATACCCCCAGCGAATGCTTTATCTTTCAGGAAATCGATTATATTTTGTGTGCTCTTTCTATGATTGTCATGAGTTATATCTGTTGGAGTAAAGTCTTTCTCTTCATCTATACCAATTATTATATATGCATCTCTATTCTCAAGGTTATTTGCCATACAAATAATATCGTGCAGTAAATCACCATTTTCTGTATGCCACTCCCTTTTAAAATCCCAATACGGTCCTTCTTGTTTCATTGAAATTAATTCTTCTACTTCGTTTTTAAGCATAAAAATTATCACCTTGCTTAAGCATTTTCCCGCAATACTTCTTTTATTATCTGCGCCATTTGTTTATTGTTTAATTGATCATGGAAGTAAACTTTATAACCATCTTCAGATAAAACATCGAAAAATAATTTTGCACATTCAATTTTTGCATTTTCTGTGCCACGTATATTTGTTTTATCTTCAACATCTTTCGTTTCAACAACGATATTTAATTCTTTTTCACCTGTTGCTCGTCTAACAACATACATAAAGTCAGGACTGTACATTCCACCTGTTATTGTTGGAATAGCGATACTGTTTCGCGGTATCTTTCCATACACAATGACTTCTTCTATATCAGTAGTGATGTTCTTTTGCTCTAGCGGTGAATCATAAGCAAAGGCATCATACAAGTACTTATTACTTGGTGTTCCAGGTGAAATTTTCGTTCCTATTCTACCTTGCGAAATGGTATCTCGTGGAGTCCCATCGGCATGAGAAAGAGCTGTTGATGTAACAGGTGTTTCACTTTTTGCATAATGGAAACGTCCTTGTAAATTTGTGTTCTTCCATTCATTAAATTTCTGAATAATAACACTGACAGAACTTTCATTAATATATTTCGAATCAAGTTCACCGTTCTTTTCTACATATTCACATAAGGCCTGATGAATTGTTTTAATGGGAATATTAGTACTTCGCATAATTCTAAGTAAAAATTCATTATAAGGAATCGTTCTTGAAACGACATATTGCAAACCTGTTTTATCCGCAATTGTCATGGATGTACCATCACTTTGAATTACTTCACGTTGACTCGTCATCACAACGTCTGTAAACACACCTTGTTCTTCCAATATGGACAAAACAACATCCTTCATATCTTCATCTAAATCTCTATCATAAAAGAGTAAGTAGCGTTGATTTATTTTTTCCCATAATTCACGAATCTCGTTATAGGCACCTTTTCGAATTCTTACAGGTTGTGGCTTGTTTTTATTTCTATCTTTTACTTTTCCAGATGATAAGCCCATTTCAAAGTCTGGGAATTCAGCGAAAAACTCGTCACGTTTTTCTATGTTAATATTCATTTTTCGATCGATATATTTTTTATCATATAAAATATCAAATAAATCATCAGAAGTAATCGCTAACTTTGAAGCTACTTTAGCTAGTTGTTCTTCTGTAATCATTGCAGCTTGTGGAATTTCTCCATTAATTTGTTCTACAAGCCTTTCTGCAAAGTCCGCTTCAGTAAAATCAACGATATAATTCAGTTGAAATTCTTCATTAGAAATACGGTTTCCATGTTCATCTACTGGAAGTCTGAGTCCACGTCCTACCTCTTGAAGCTTACTGTTTTCGCTACCACTTGAGCGTAATTTAGCGATTGTAAAGACGTTAGGATTGTCCCATCCTTCCTTTAAAGTCCACTTTGAAAATAAGAAGCGTAACGTATTCGGTGTGTCATCTTTTTTCTTAAAAGATAATAATTGTTTTTTACCATGCAAGATGGTTTCCACTTCATTTGCAATATCTTCATCTGAATCACTGTTATCTTGTGAAAAATATCCCGCATGACAGGCACTTATATTAGCTAAACTAGCCTCTAAATAGGCTTTATACTCCGCTTCATATTCTGTTAATGTGGATAGTTCTTTTTCAATTCGTTCTTTTAGTAGTTGTTCGAATGTGTTTTTTAAATAAGGAACTTTCCCATCTTCACTATCTCGGTATGAAGCAATATCATCAATGAAAAACAATGCTAATGTTTTTATTTTAAAATTTCGTTCAGTAAAGTTTGTACGTTCCGTTTCAAAATGTCTTTCTAATGCCAAGCGCATCATTTGTTCTTGGTATGAAGTCATATATATATCTACATCAAGTTCCTCACCTGTTTGTTTCTCTATTCCATTCGAGAATACGACAAACGAGCCACCGATTGCTTCAATCGTAATCCCTTCAAAGGCCTGATGTATAATAGAAAGTGAATCTCCCTTTTTAAGAGTGAATGTCTTATTGGCTTCATCTTTCTTTTTATATTGAAAATTAACATAGTCATTTCTTTTTATCGTTGTAATTTTAACTTTTTCAGCTTGCTTAGATATAGGTTCAAAATGTTCTTTTGCAACCCCTTTAATTAAATCTAAATTAAAGGCCTGACAAGCATTTAGATCATAGAGTAAATTTTGATAATCTTTTCTTGTTGTTCTGTTCTTTCCACGACCACTTGTCATATCGGGATAGGTAGCACCAAAACGAATAATGCTTTGTGGTTGTATTTCTTCTTCAATCACTTGATATGCCTTCTGATCACGTGAAAAACGATGTGGTTCATCAATAATGACAAATGGTTTTGTTGCTTTTAAGGCATCGAAGGGACGATAAAACCCTTCTGCACCATAATCATAATCATCACGACTAAGCAGACCATTTTTGCGAACTGCTAGTAATTGCATATTCACAAGCAATACATGAATTTTCTTTGTGTTTTGTGAAGAACCACGTACAAAATCACTAACAACACTCGGAAAATAAGTTCTCCCTTTTTTACGACTTTTTGGAGATTCTAACACACCAACTTCTATCTCCGTTCCATAACCACATACATCAGAAAAGTGTCTTTTCACATATTCATCTTGAAGAAAATGAGCAGTACCCGCCTTAATTGCTAATGAAGGTACAGCAATAATAAATTTATTAATGCCATATCTTTTATGCAGTTCATACATCATCTGTGTATGGACATAGGTTTTACCTGTTCCTGTTTCCATCTTGATGTCTAAACTTAAATGGTTAGTCGGTGGTGTAAACCCACGATATTCTGCTGGTAAATCTGATTGAATATTAGTGATATTATGCTTGATTATCTCATCAGTTAAGTCGATGGATGGATTTTCAAAATACTGTTTAGGAGGCTCGATTTGAACACCATTAAAAACAGCACTTACAGCATCAACTGCTTTTTGTTGATGAGGTAAACTACGTTGTAATATTAGTTCCAATGATATCCCTCCATTTAATAACGTACGTCAAAATTAATACGTAAATTTTTCTCCGTATCTTGTAGTCGCTTTAAATTCGTTTTTAGTGATTCAAGTTCTGTCCATGTAAAGCTATAACCGAATAATACAATGTTTTCCGGGTTAAAGTTTCCATCCGTTTCATACTTCACAACAAGTTCTTCTATTGCCTCATTTGGCAGTTCTGGATGTACTAAATATAAATGCTTGTCTTTGAAATATGATTCATAGCCTGCAAAAAGAATTTTTTCCGCTTCAGTCGTGAGTCCATAACCATCATTGTTTAACCATGTGGTGACAACTGTTGGGATCCCGAATTCATCAAGTATTGTATTGTTGATAATCATTTCATCTTTCTTTGGTGTGAATTCTATTAATTTATTTATAGTATCATTTGTAGGATTCTTTAGAATGAAATGTTTAAACCCTAAATCTTTCTTAATATCCTCATTATTATCTTTTATAATATTAGAGCATTTAATAATTCTATCACGACCAATTTGATCAATTGTTTTATATCCTGACTCAAAAGCAAATGAATTTTTTTGAACCTCTTCATCCAATTGAATCATTATATATTTGAGATTGTGATTGTTAAGTGTATTCACATTCATAACTGCATGAGCGGTCGTACTAGATCCAGCAAAAAAATCTACTATAATATCATTTTCATTAGTAGTAAATTCAAGAATCTGTTGTATCATTTCTACTGGTTTTGGATTATCAAAAACATCTCCACCAAATAGCTCCCTGAGAAATCTTGTATCTGTTGAATTATCAAAATACCAAAAACTATCTACTACAGTTGGGCTATCGCTATTTATATAATCTTTAAATCCTGGTGGAGTGTTAGGGTCACCATAATAAATAAGATCCTCTTCTTGTAATCTCAGTAATTCTTCATAAGATTTTCCCCATCCTCTATTTGGTATAACACACTCTTCTCCAGTGTGCGGGTTAATTATAGTGTAATCTTTTGGTCCACCATTTCTAGATAAGTCTGCATCCTTAAACACTCCTTTATCATCAACTTTATTCCATCTACTTAAGTGACTATATTTTGGTCGTTTATACATATCTTTTACTTCTTCAAGTATTTTGTCGTTAGAATAACCTTGTTTTTTCAATCTAGAAAACAGAGCATGAATATCTCTTGTTCCTTTTTTTTGTACTCGCCATTTAACATTGTCTAATGAATCTTTACTTTTAACATAACAACATACATATTCAGTTGACACTCCGATTAAATTTGTTTGATTTTTATTGGAGTTGTTTTTATGAATATTCAAAGATACAAAGTTCTCTTCACCTAAAACCTCATCACACAACAACTTTAAATTTGCTTGTTCATTATCATCAATCGAAATAAAAATCACACCGTCATCAGATAATAAATCTCTAGCAAGTTGTAATCTTGGATACATAAACATCAACCAAGCAGAATGCGAAGCTGAGCCTCGCTTTGTTAAATCTAAAATTCTTTGCGCTTGCTCTTCTCCTATACTTAGTTTCTCGGTTAGTTCTTCAACTGTAAAATTAAAGTTGTCATTATACACAAAACCATCTGATCCTGTATTGTATGGTGGGTCTATGTATATGCATTTCACTTTACCAGCATAAGATTTTAATAAATGTTTTAACCCGTCTAAATTATCTCCAGTAATATAGATGTTTTCACTATCTTTATTTTCTTCTTTCTGATTATGTTCTTCATTAGGCACAATTACTGTTTCAGTTTCTAAAGTTACAAGTAGTCTCGCATAATTCTTTCCGAGAAACTTTAGTTCATAACCTTCATTTACAACATTAATATCTTCACTTAAATACTCTTTGAATCTTTCAATATCAAACGATCCATCTTCTTTAAAACAAGCTGGAAAATGTTCTTTTAAAACCGTTATTTCTTTTTTATTTGCTGATGCATTTTCATTCTTTTCCCATGTGTTTTTAATCATTCGTAAAACCGTCCTCTCTGTTTATCAGATGTAAATTCCAAAATATCATCCACTTTACAATCTAAAACATTACATATCTTTTCAACGCTTTCTAATGAAATATATTGCTCTCGCTTCATTCGAGTCATTATATTTCCTGAGAAACCAGCCATCTTTTGTAGTTCACTATTTGAAATATCTCTATCAACTAGTAAATGAAATAGTTTTTTATAGGAAACAGCCATTTAATATTCCTCCCTCAAAGTTAAATGACAATTTCATTTTATCATTTAATCGTGATTTATTCACTTGTTTTATAAAAAACAATTAATATTTTTGTTCGCTTATGAGAAAAGAAGTAATTTTTCATTTTTAATGTTTTAAGAAACAAATTAAATCTTTTAAAAAAAGGGGTTCGAATCGGTCGAATTATTCGCTTATAGGTGAGGGACATATTTACAACTGTGAAATTTGTTGAAAGGTTCATAAGTGAAAAGACAGATTAGACAAATGCACTGATCGGTTATTTCTCTCATCGTTCTTTGACAACTGAATAGCTTTAAAAATTTACAGGCAAAGGAGGTGTATATTTTCTGTGAGTAACATTGAAAATATTCCAGCGGAAATGAAAGAGCATGATATATTTTGTTGCTGGAAAGAAGAAATGAGAAATGGGAAGAAAACGAAAGTACCGTATAACGCAAGGACAGGTAGTCGTGCAAGTTCAAATGATTTAAGCACTTTTTCTTCGTATGAAGATGCGGTGAAAGTCATGAATGACTATACTGGCATAGGCTTTATCGTCAGCCATGACATTTGTGCCATTGATTTAGATGATTGTGTGGGTGAAGCTGGAGAATTAAACGAAATCGCACAAAATGTTATTGTTTATTTTCCAAATTCTTATATCGAGAAAAGTCCATCTGGAAGCGGACTTCATATTTACTTTAAAGTTTCTAATGTTGATTATGATACAGACGTTTATTATATCAACAATCGAAAACTTGACATTGAAGTCTATATCGCAGGTGTGACAAATCATTTTCTTACGCTAACAGGTGATGTATTCCAAGATGGAAGCTTAGTGGATATGACAGATACATTACCACAGTTCTTAGAAGTCTTTATGAAGCGCCCGTCTACTGTAAGACAGAATGATTTAGATGAAGCGGTGTCGTATTTATCCGATGAATCAGTTATTGAAAAAGCAAGTAAGTCAGTAAATCGTAAGAAATTTAAAAAACTCTGGAGTGGTAATATTCTAAGTTATGAATCACGAAGTGAAGCGGATTTAGCACTTGCTAGCATTTTAGGTTTTTGGTGTGGACGGGATATTGAACAGATGGACAGGCTGTTTCGCAAGAGCGGGTTAATGCGGGATAAATGGGATCGTAAACAGAGCGGTACAACATATGGTCAAATCACCTTAGAAACAGCAAGAAGAAATGTGTTCACGACCTATAAACCATATGGCATTAGTTCAGCAAGGGATGATTTTTCAGATGATGATCTTGAACGACTAAAGAACATGCAACCATTCAAAAACAATCATTACGCTTGTACGGATATTGGCAATAGTAATTTATTTGCTGATTATTATAAATCGGTTGCCCGCTATATTCCTGAGCGCAAGAAATGGTTCGTATACAACGGACAAGCTTGGGAGAGTGACACAGGAAATCTGAAAGTTATGCAATTTTGCAAACAACTTGCTAATCAACTCATGTATTATTCACTTTCGATTGAAGATGAAAACATTCGTAAAACATATATCGATTTTGCGAAGAAATGGCAAGTTAGAAGAAATAGAGAAATCATTCTTCGTGACGCACAAGATGTTCATCCCATATCGATGACTGCTTTTGATACGAATCAATATTTACTCAACTGTAAAAATGGCACGTTAAATTTACGGACGAACACTTTTCACCCGCATTGTTCGGAAGATTTTATTACTAAGGTTGCAGGTGTGCATTATGATCCATTCGCAAGATGTGAACGGTGGGAACAATTCGTTCATGAAGTGATGAGCGGTGATGTAGAAAAAGCAACATTTTTTCAAAAGTGTCTCGGCTATGCCTTAACAGGTGATACCCGTTATGAAACGATGTTTATCTTATTCGGTGCAACGACTCGTAACGGGAAAGGAACATCAATGGAGACTTTCCTTAAGATATGTGGTGATTACGGAAAAACAAGTCGCCCTGAAACGATTGGCATGAAAATCAACAGTAGCAGTTCTGCACCATCTGAAGATGTCGCAAGACTAGCTGGTTCACGCTTTGTAAATATAAGTGAGCCAGATAAGAAGTTAACCTTAAGTGCTGCCCTGCTTAAAACGCTAACTGGTAATGACACGATTAATGCAAGATTTTTGCATGAGAATAGTTTTGAATTTAAACCACAGTTCAAGCTATTCATTAACACGAATCACTTACCACATGTGACAGATTTAACTTTGCTAACAAGTGGACGTGTGAAAATTATTCCTTTTGAGCGCCACTTTGAAGCATGGGAACAAGATAAGCATTTAAAATCAACCTTCTCTAAAGCGGAAAACTTAAGTGGTATTTTGAACTGGGCGATTGAAGGTTATCAAAAATTACAAGAAACAGGCTTTGATGTACCAACTTCGGTACAAGATGCAACTTTAGCCTATCATCGTGAAAACGATAAAATAGGTTTGTTTATTGAAGAACAGCTAACAGAAGATATGAATGGTGAAGAACGAACTGCTGCACTTTATGAAGCCTATCAAAGTTGGTGTTATGCCAATGGGTATTACGTTGAGAACGCTCGTAACTTTAATAGTGCCTTATCAAATGCTGGACAAGTAGTAAGAAAAAGGCCACGTGCAGGTGGTGAGAAAACCACACTGTTTTTAGGCTATACCTTAAAAGAAGGACAAGAATTTTTAAGGTGAGGTTAATGGGCAGGTTGTGGCAAGTGTTATCGTTAGTTTCCTATATAGAAGTTCCTATAGAGAATTAGCTTAAAAGCCTGCCACATATCGCCCCAATATTATAAAACCTGTGTTTATATGAGAAAGGAGCTTTGTCATGCTTGGAACATACGCACTTTACAAGAACGAACATGACTTCTATACAGCCCGTCCTTTCAGCGGGAACAGTTTACGAGTCTTAGAAGAAACAAATTGTGATTACTATATGACGATTGATACGAATGGCATCGCAGTGCATACACGAAAAGACAATCAGACATTAAAGGAATTGCTCATACACTGTCCGAAGTGCCGAGCATTTCTTATTAGAAAGCACTCTGCCTTTAACAACGCTAGAACACAAGTGTTTCAATGTATCATTTGTCACTTAAAACCGTAAAGGGTAACCACCTTTTGTGGACACCCTTTCAAGAAATATTTTGTGTTACCCCTAGGGGGATAAGAATCTCTAGCATCTTTCACTTGGACAACGGGCGAGGAGCGTCACGCAAAAAGTCGCGATTTCAAACAAGGTATATAGGCTGTCGGTCAATACGACAGCCTTCCATAAAGGGATATTCATTTGCGTATATCCCTATTAATTAAAATCATTAGGAGGAAAACAATTATGTTTACATTAGAAAATGAAATATACACAAACTTTTGGAATGCTATGAAAGGAAAAGAATACGACCGAAGTGTATTGGAATCTATCTCTGACGTTGGTAGTTCAAGTTTACCAGCACAATCGCTTCTACAAATGAATGAAACAATTAAAGAGGAAAACATCTTTCGTAAATTAGGAACGGTTATTCAAATAGAAAGTGCAGACGGTGTGATTCATGCAGTCACTTCAACAGGTGAAGCAGAAATAGTCGCAGAGGGTGAAAGCATTTCAGAAAGCAATGACACGATTCAACCCTTTAAAATCAATACTTTTAAAATCGCTAGTATGTCGAGATTGAAAAAGTCCTTTATTTTAGATACACAATTTGATTTAGAAAAGTATTTATGTACGGATTTTGCCAAACGATTCGGACGTGCAGAAGAAAATAAATTCTTAAATGGGAATGGGCAGACAGAACCGCAAGGTCTCTTGCAGAAGAATGCTACTGTAACAACTAGTGAAACTGGAGCAATTAGTTATGATGATCTAGTCGATTTATATTTTAGTGTAGATGTACACTATCGTAAAAACTCTGTGTTTATGATGAGTGATGAAACAGCTATGCACTTGCGCAAGTTAAAAGATGAAAATGGATTTCCTATTTTCAATGGTACAAATAACACAATCTTCGGTAAACCTGTTCACATTTCAGCATATATGCCAGCGATAAAGTCAGGAAAGAAAGCTATTTTGTTTGGTAATTTAGACTACTTTTGGGTCATTGAGCGTCAGCCAATTGCTATAAAAATGCTAACAGAATTATATAGTCGAACAAATGAAATTGGCTATCTGGCACATGAACGAGTAGACGGACAGCTAATTCATCCAGATGCTATTCAAATCTTACAAATAAAATAAGTTATCTTGCTGACTCCACTTTTGGGGTCAGTGAGTTATTAATATTCGCTAAGTCCATTAATGGGCTCAGAAAGGAGCAATTTTATGTCAGAGC contains the following coding sequences:
- a CDS encoding phage/plasmid primase, P4 family, encoding MSNIENIPAEMKEHDIFCCWKEEMRNGKKTKVPYNARTGSRASSNDLSTFSSYEDAVKVMNDYTGIGFIVSHDICAIDLDDCVGEAGELNEIAQNVIVYFPNSYIEKSPSGSGLHIYFKVSNVDYDTDVYYINNRKLDIEVYIAGVTNHFLTLTGDVFQDGSLVDMTDTLPQFLEVFMKRPSTVRQNDLDEAVSYLSDESVIEKASKSVNRKKFKKLWSGNILSYESRSEADLALASILGFWCGRDIEQMDRLFRKSGLMRDKWDRKQSGTTYGQITLETARRNVFTTYKPYGISSARDDFSDDDLERLKNMQPFKNNHYACTDIGNSNLFADYYKSVARYIPERKKWFVYNGQAWESDTGNLKVMQFCKQLANQLMYYSLSIEDENIRKTYIDFAKKWQVRRNREIILRDAQDVHPISMTAFDTNQYLLNCKNGTLNLRTNTFHPHCSEDFITKVAGVHYDPFARCERWEQFVHEVMSGDVEKATFFQKCLGYALTGDTRYETMFILFGATTRNGKGTSMETFLKICGDYGKTSRPETIGMKINSSSSAPSEDVARLAGSRFVNISEPDKKLTLSAALLKTLTGNDTINARFLHENSFEFKPQFKLFINTNHLPHVTDLTLLTSGRVKIIPFERHFEAWEQDKHLKSTFSKAENLSGILNWAIEGYQKLQETGFDVPTSVQDATLAYHRENDKIGLFIEEQLTEDMNGEERTAALYEAYQSWCYANGYYVENARNFNSALSNAGQVVRKRPRAGGEKTTLFLGYTLKEGQEFLR
- a CDS encoding phage major capsid protein, which codes for MFTLENEIYTNFWNAMKGKEYDRSVLESISDVGSSSLPAQSLLQMNETIKEENIFRKLGTVIQIESADGVIHAVTSTGEAEIVAEGESISESNDTIQPFKINTFKIASMSRLKKSFILDTQFDLEKYLCTDFAKRFGRAEENKFLNGNGQTEPQGLLQKNATVTTSETGAISYDDLVDLYFSVDVHYRKNSVFMMSDETAMHLRKLKDENGFPIFNGTNNTIFGKPVHISAYMPAIKSGKKAILFGNLDYFWVIERQPIAIKMLTELYSRTNEIGYLAHERVDGQLIHPDAIQILQIK
- a CDS encoding helix-turn-helix transcriptional regulator, which gives rise to MAVSYKKLFHLLVDRDISNSELQKMAGFSGNIMTRMKREQYISLESVEKICNVLDCKVDDILEFTSDKQRGRFYE
- a CDS encoding site-specific DNA-methyltransferase, producing the protein MIKNTWEKNENASANKKEITVLKEHFPACFKEDGSFDIERFKEYLSEDINVVNEGYELKFLGKNYARLLVTLETETVIVPNEEHNQKEENKDSENIYITGDNLDGLKHLLKSYAGKVKCIYIDPPYNTGSDGFVYNDNFNFTVEELTEKLSIGEEQAQRILDLTKRGSASHSAWLMFMYPRLQLARDLLSDDGVIFISIDDNEQANLKLLCDEVLGEENFVSLNIHKNNSNKNQTNLIGVSTEYVCCYVKSKDSLDNVKWRVQKKGTRDIHALFSRLKKQGYSNDKILEEVKDMYKRPKYSHLSRWNKVDDKGVFKDADLSRNGGPKDYTIINPHTGEECVIPNRGWGKSYEELLRLQEEDLIYYGDPNTPPGFKDYINSDSPTVVDSFWYFDNSTDTRFLRELFGGDVFDNPKPVEMIQQILEFTTNENDIIVDFFAGSSTTAHAVMNVNTLNNHNLKYIMIQLDEEVQKNSFAFESGYKTIDQIGRDRIIKCSNIIKDNNEDIKKDLGFKHFILKNPTNDTINKLIEFTPKKDEMIINNTILDEFGIPTVVTTWLNNDGYGLTTEAEKILFAGYESYFKDKHLYLVHPELPNEAIEELVVKYETDGNFNPENIVLFGYSFTWTELESLKTNLKRLQDTEKNLRINFDVRY